A part of Desulfomicrobium baculatum DSM 4028 genomic DNA contains:
- a CDS encoding BRCT domain-containing protein, which translates to MTLPLDLPSEAHRLVERLAEYNDAYRRGAPLVGDAQYDLLLARLRELDPDHPFLHRVEPETFSGKREIRHPVPMLSTDKAYTSEELERFVARVEKEAGEIGVSEVRYRVTPKLDGLAGRDDGTFFVTRGNGESGYEVSSAFAKGMIPLGGRGRGVGEMVILQSYFQEHLSDAFEHPRNLVVGIVSSDTVNELAKKALADEAVRFVPYAELPSWEGSGAELLQRMDALTEELSAQVDYPLDGMVVEVVDEDVRRTMGATSHHYRWQIAVKRKGETALTVVTGVVWQVGRTGKVTPVLMVEPVNVSGATIRRVTAHNAGLLEKKGLGPGAEIEIIRSGEVIPKVEAVLVPAATTLPTACPSCGAALERENDFLLCRNEHCPDQVVQTIEHWFKTLGNADWFGRKTVEKMVRSGYDSLEKVYELGEDDFRAMGFGPVLSGNLAEAVYLSRTREVEDWRFLAALGIEDLGKGDSRKLLEQFRLQDLLTVSRERIEAVHGFGAITAASIARGLERVGPTLRHLLDLGFRIMPTGAAREKVTDSPLAGKHVVFTGKMRGSREDMQEEARAQGALVQSAVNSKTDFLICGENVGASKLAKARQFGTAILQEDEYLRLIGAVG; encoded by the coding sequence ATGACCCTGCCGCTGGACCTTCCTTCCGAGGCCCACCGGCTGGTCGAGCGCCTGGCCGAATACAACGATGCCTACCGCCGGGGCGCGCCCCTGGTCGGCGACGCCCAGTACGACCTGCTGCTCGCGCGGCTGCGCGAGCTCGACCCGGATCACCCGTTTCTGCACCGGGTCGAGCCCGAGACCTTTTCCGGCAAGCGCGAAATCCGCCATCCCGTGCCCATGCTCTCCACCGACAAGGCCTATACGTCCGAAGAACTGGAGCGCTTTGTGGCCCGCGTGGAAAAAGAGGCCGGGGAGATCGGCGTCAGCGAGGTGCGCTACCGGGTCACGCCCAAGCTCGACGGACTGGCCGGGCGCGACGACGGGACTTTTTTTGTCACGCGCGGCAACGGCGAGAGCGGCTACGAGGTCAGCTCGGCCTTTGCCAAGGGCATGATCCCGCTCGGCGGCCGGGGCCGGGGCGTGGGCGAGATGGTCATCCTGCAGAGCTATTTTCAGGAGCACCTCTCCGACGCCTTCGAGCATCCGCGCAATCTGGTGGTGGGCATCGTGTCCTCGGACACGGTCAACGAACTGGCCAAAAAAGCCCTGGCCGACGAAGCCGTGCGTTTTGTGCCCTACGCCGAGCTGCCGAGTTGGGAAGGGAGCGGGGCGGAGCTGCTGCAGCGCATGGATGCGCTGACGGAGGAGCTTTCGGCGCAAGTGGACTATCCCCTGGACGGGATGGTGGTGGAGGTGGTGGACGAGGACGTGCGCCGGACCATGGGCGCCACCAGCCATCACTACCGCTGGCAGATCGCGGTCAAGCGCAAGGGCGAGACGGCCCTGACCGTGGTGACAGGCGTGGTCTGGCAGGTCGGCCGCACCGGCAAGGTCACCCCGGTGCTCATGGTCGAACCCGTGAACGTGTCGGGAGCGACCATTCGCCGGGTTACGGCGCACAATGCCGGTCTGCTGGAGAAGAAGGGGCTGGGTCCGGGCGCGGAGATCGAGATCATCCGCAGCGGCGAGGTCATTCCCAAGGTCGAGGCGGTGCTGGTCCCGGCCGCGACCACGCTGCCCACGGCCTGTCCGTCCTGCGGGGCGGCTCTTGAACGCGAGAACGATTTTCTGCTCTGCCGCAACGAACACTGCCCGGATCAGGTCGTGCAGACCATCGAGCACTGGTTCAAGACCCTCGGCAACGCCGATTGGTTCGGACGCAAAACCGTGGAAAAGATGGTCCGTTCAGGTTATGACAGCCTTGAAAAGGTGTACGAGCTGGGCGAGGATGATTTTCGGGCCATGGGTTTCGGCCCCGTGCTGTCCGGCAATCTGGCCGAGGCCGTGTACCTGAGCCGCACCCGCGAGGTCGAGGACTGGCGTTTTCTGGCCGCCCTTGGCATTGAGGATCTGGGCAAGGGCGACAGCCGCAAGCTCCTGGAGCAGTTTCGTCTCCAGGATCTCTTGACCGTCAGCCGGGAGCGGATCGAGGCCGTTCATGGCTTCGGCGCCATCACTGCGGCCTCCATCGCCAGGGGGCTTGAGCGAGTGGGTCCGACCCTGCGCCACCTGCTGGACCTGGGTTTTCGCATCATGCCCACCGGCGCGGCCCGCGAAAAGGTCACGGACAGTCCCCTGGCCGGAAAGCACGTGGTCTTCACCGGCAAGATGCGCGGCTCGCGCGAGGACATGCAGGAAGAGGCCCGCGCCCAGGGAGCATTGGTGCAGAGCGCGGTCAATTCCAAAACCGATTTTCTGATCTGCGGCGAAAACGTTGGCGCGAGCAAGCTCGCCAAGGCCCGGCAATTCGGGACGGCCATCCTGCAGGAAGATGAATATCTGCGCCTCATCGGCGCGGTAGGGTAA
- a CDS encoding potassium channel family protein, giving the protein MKTCSLRTSFLRRFLPGCSAGIRGFTGLYQTVKFRFGSFFPLVLGAGFLLTVFAYGLFIFLVVEGWSLLDSFYQVVMTLSTVGFMELHPLSDRARLMVSFLILMGVGSFAYLVGAFTQVVVEGRLQDLWGKRKVQKIIDSLADHYIICGYGRIGAVVAEELRRENLTVVVIEKDPELLFDLERDRFLFLAGDATADEFLLSAGVERAKGLFACVSQDAENVYITLSSRQFNANLTIIARADRPESVTKLERAGANRVLTPHQIGGKRIAQVMLRPTVTDFMDLATQGHNLQMEEIPVRPGSELVGKNLITSGIRPRFNLMIIAIEKAGGRMTFNPHPEVTIEAGDTLIAVGPPENFPGLQAVCRFANGDEA; this is encoded by the coding sequence ATGAAGACATGCTCACTGCGCACATCTTTTCTGCGTCGCTTTCTGCCGGGCTGTTCCGCCGGGATTCGCGGGTTCACCGGCCTCTACCAGACCGTCAAGTTCCGCTTCGGGTCCTTTTTTCCGCTGGTCCTCGGCGCCGGGTTTCTGCTCACGGTTTTTGCCTACGGCCTGTTCATTTTTCTGGTGGTCGAGGGTTGGAGCCTGCTGGACAGTTTCTATCAGGTGGTCATGACCCTCTCCACCGTCGGGTTCATGGAATTGCACCCGCTTTCGGACCGGGCGCGGCTGATGGTCTCTTTTCTCATCCTCATGGGCGTGGGCAGCTTTGCCTACCTGGTGGGCGCATTTACTCAGGTCGTGGTCGAAGGGCGGCTGCAGGATTTATGGGGGAAACGTAAAGTGCAGAAAATCATTGATTCCCTGGCGGATCATTACATCATCTGCGGCTATGGCCGCATTGGCGCGGTGGTGGCGGAGGAACTCCGGCGGGAAAATCTGACCGTGGTGGTCATCGAGAAGGATCCGGAACTTCTCTTTGACCTGGAGCGGGACAGATTCCTTTTTCTGGCCGGGGACGCCACCGCGGATGAATTTCTTCTCTCCGCCGGGGTGGAGCGGGCCAAGGGGCTTTTCGCCTGCGTCAGCCAGGACGCCGAGAACGTGTACATCACCCTGTCCTCGCGTCAGTTCAACGCCAACCTGACCATCATCGCCCGCGCCGACCGGCCCGAATCCGTGACCAAGCTGGAACGGGCCGGGGCCAACCGCGTGCTGACCCCGCATCAGATCGGCGGCAAGCGCATCGCCCAGGTCATGCTGCGACCCACGGTCACCGATTTCATGGATCTGGCCACCCAGGGGCACAATCTGCAGATGGAGGAGATCCCGGTGCGGCCGGGATCGGAGCTGGTCGGCAAGAACCTGATCACCTCCGGCATCCGCCCGCGCTTCAACCTCATGATCATCGCCATCGAGAAAGCCGGGGGCAGGATGACCTTCAACCCGCATCCGGAAGTGACCATCGAGGCGGGGGATACGCTTATCGCCGTCGGTCCTCCGGAGAACTTTCCCGGACTGCAGGCCGTGTGTCGTTTCGCCAACGGGGATGAAGCATGA
- the uvrB gene encoding excinuclease ABC subunit UvrB, whose translation MSLFQLESEYVPRGDQPAAIDALCSGIRQGVRDQVLLGVTGSGKTFTMGHVIARLDRPALIMAPNKTLAAQLYNEFKGLFPRNAVEYFVSYYDYYQPEAYLPHSDTYIEKDSAINDDIDKLRHAATHALLTRRDVIIIASVSCIYGLGSPEYYAKMVIPVECGQHVAMETVIGRLVDVQYERNDYDLHRGTFRVRGDVLEIIPAYEHEQALRLEFFGDEIDGIYETDPLTGEILSRVQKTVIYPASHYVSDRDNLVRAMADIRDELRLRLQYFQDNNMLVEAQRLEQKTQLDLEMIEELGYCNGIENYSLHLDGRRTGQPPSTLIDYFPKDFLLFMDESHISVSQVGAMFKGDRSRKQTLVDYGFRLPSALDNRPLNFEEFLERIGTTVFVSATPAPWELERAQGVVVEQIIRPTGLVDPQIEVVPTAGQMDHLMAQCLARIAVDERVMVTTLTKRMAEDLTEFLQARGVRARYLHSDIDTLERVAIIQALRAGEFDVLVGINLLREGLDIPEVSLVAMLDADKEGFLRSTRSLIQTFGRAARNVKGKVLLYADTVTRSMAEAMGETQRRRERQTLYNEEHGITPQSIRKTSENTLYDLHREIKEQERAAERTADYDPGPENAAKEVARLSREMRKAAEMLEFEEAARIRDRIKTLEKRYGLDGSRATRS comes from the coding sequence ATGTCCCTCTTTCAGCTTGAATCCGAATATGTTCCGCGCGGCGATCAGCCGGCGGCCATCGACGCCCTCTGCTCGGGCATCCGGCAGGGCGTGCGCGATCAGGTGCTGCTTGGCGTGACCGGTTCCGGCAAGACCTTCACCATGGGCCATGTCATCGCCAGGCTGGACCGGCCCGCCCTGATCATGGCTCCCAACAAGACCCTTGCCGCGCAGCTCTACAACGAGTTCAAGGGCCTCTTCCCGCGCAACGCCGTCGAATATTTCGTCAGTTATTACGACTACTACCAACCCGAAGCCTATCTGCCGCATTCCGACACGTACATCGAGAAGGATTCGGCCATCAACGACGACATCGACAAACTGCGTCACGCCGCGACCCACGCCCTGTTGACCCGGCGTGACGTGATCATCATCGCTTCCGTGTCCTGCATTTACGGACTGGGTTCGCCCGAATACTATGCCAAGATGGTCATCCCGGTGGAATGCGGACAGCACGTCGCCATGGAGACGGTCATCGGGCGTCTGGTCGACGTGCAGTACGAGCGCAACGACTACGACCTGCACCGCGGGACGTTTCGCGTGCGCGGGGACGTGCTGGAGATCATCCCGGCCTACGAGCACGAGCAGGCCCTGCGCCTGGAATTCTTCGGAGACGAGATCGACGGGATCTACGAGACCGATCCGCTGACCGGCGAGATCCTGTCCCGGGTCCAGAAGACGGTCATCTACCCGGCCAGTCACTATGTCTCGGACCGGGACAATCTGGTGCGGGCCATGGCCGACATCCGCGACGAGCTGCGGCTTCGTTTGCAGTATTTTCAGGACAACAACATGCTGGTTGAGGCCCAGCGCCTGGAGCAAAAGACCCAGCTTGATCTGGAGATGATCGAGGAGCTTGGCTACTGCAACGGCATCGAAAATTATTCCCTGCACCTGGACGGCCGCAGGACCGGGCAGCCGCCGTCCACGCTCATCGACTATTTTCCCAAAGATTTCCTGCTGTTCATGGACGAATCGCACATCTCCGTGTCCCAGGTCGGCGCCATGTTCAAGGGAGACCGCTCGCGCAAGCAGACCCTGGTCGATTACGGATTCCGCCTGCCCTCGGCCCTGGACAATCGGCCTCTGAACTTCGAGGAATTTCTGGAGCGCATCGGCACCACGGTCTTTGTCTCGGCCACCCCCGCCCCCTGGGAGCTGGAGCGGGCTCAGGGCGTGGTGGTGGAGCAGATCATCCGGCCCACGGGCCTGGTTGACCCCCAGATCGAGGTCGTGCCCACGGCGGGACAGATGGATCACCTCATGGCGCAGTGCCTGGCGCGCATCGCCGTGGATGAGCGGGTCATGGTCACGACTCTGACCAAGCGCATGGCCGAGGATTTGACCGAGTTCCTGCAGGCCCGGGGCGTGCGCGCCCGCTATCTGCATTCGGACATCGACACCCTGGAACGGGTGGCCATCATCCAGGCCCTGCGCGCCGGGGAGTTCGACGTGCTGGTCGGCATCAACCTGCTGCGCGAAGGCCTTGATATTCCGGAAGTCTCTCTGGTAGCCATGCTTGATGCCGACAAGGAGGGGTTCCTGCGTTCGACCCGCTCCCTGATCCAGACTTTCGGCCGGGCCGCGCGCAACGTGAAGGGCAAGGTCCTGCTTTACGCCGACACCGTGACCCGCTCCATGGCCGAGGCCATGGGCGAGACGCAGCGGCGCAGGGAGCGGCAGACCCTCTATAACGAGGAGCACGGCATCACGCCGCAGTCCATCCGCAAGACTTCGGAGAACACGCTGTACGACCTGCACCGCGAGATCAAGGAGCAGGAACGGGCGGCGGAGCGGACGGCGGACTACGATCCCGGCCCCGAGAACGCGGCCAAGGAAGTGGCCCGCTTGAGCCGCGAAATGCGCAAGGCGGCGGAAATGCTTGAATTCGAGGAGGCGGCCCGTATCCGGGACCGGATCAAGACCCTGGAAAAACGCTATGGTCTGGACGGTTCCAGGGCGACACGATCATGA
- a CDS encoding phosphodiester glycosidase family protein, whose product MSAFLLRAVFTCLVLCAPVASLHAEEWRLLAPGLELREFLIPDQVGDLEGRQSGMAVLRIDSDRFDVALGSALGTGRMRSMQEWARHSGFVAVINAGMFRADDRMRSTGYMRDAAVMINSFIHPNYGAFLAFQPRDPSLPALRWVDRKSDPDWQAVLADYDGIIQNYRLISRERENLWEPSDRRHSGAAIAMDREGRLLFIHCRARLSLHEFAQALIDLPLDLIGAMYVEGGADAAMYVDVDGFVGRFVGEYRSDFFQGSNKNFWPAPNVLGIRPK is encoded by the coding sequence ATGTCCGCCTTTCTTCTTCGCGCTGTTTTTACCTGCCTGGTCCTCTGCGCTCCGGTCGCTTCGCTGCATGCGGAAGAGTGGCGGCTGCTGGCGCCGGGGCTTGAGTTGCGCGAGTTTCTGATTCCCGATCAGGTCGGGGATCTGGAGGGCCGGCAGAGCGGCATGGCGGTGCTGCGCATCGACTCCGACAGGTTCGACGTGGCCCTGGGTTCCGCCCTGGGCACCGGACGTATGCGCAGCATGCAGGAATGGGCCCGGCATTCGGGATTCGTCGCGGTCATCAACGCGGGCATGTTCCGGGCCGATGACCGGATGCGCAGCACGGGCTACATGCGCGACGCGGCCGTGATGATCAATTCCTTCATTCATCCGAACTATGGAGCGTTCCTGGCCTTTCAGCCCCGGGATCCGTCCCTGCCCGCCCTGCGCTGGGTGGACCGCAAGAGCGACCCCGACTGGCAGGCGGTGCTTGCCGACTACGACGGGATCATTCAGAATTATCGTCTCATCAGCCGGGAGCGGGAAAATCTCTGGGAGCCGAGCGATCGCCGGCATTCCGGGGCGGCCATCGCCATGGACAGGGAAGGACGGCTGCTCTTCATCCATTGCCGCGCGCGGCTGTCCCTGCACGAATTCGCCCAGGCCCTCATCGACCTTCCTCTGGATCTGATTGGGGCCATGTATGTCGAAGGCGGAGCCGATGCAGCCATGTATGTCGATGTGGATGGCTTTGTGGGGCGTTTCGTGGGCGAGTACCGGTCCGATTTTTTCCAAGGCAGTAACAAGAATTTCTGGCCCGCGCCCAACGTGCTGGGCATCCGGCCCAAATAG
- the yjgA gene encoding ribosome biogenesis factor YjgA, giving the protein MTDFERGNEEDWVGRPSKSQRKRDMVALQELGESLIELAPEQLGRLNLHEDLVEAIRFFHTLKDKEARRRQQQFIGTVMRKIDPVPLREALEELDQLRFQQAEAFHQIEIWRDALVDGDADVLTELVGRFGLDPQQLRQLARLAAAEKAAGKPSKNGRALFRLLRQSFEREQAPD; this is encoded by the coding sequence ATGACTGATTTTGAACGTGGAAACGAGGAAGACTGGGTAGGGCGGCCAAGCAAGTCGCAACGCAAGCGGGACATGGTCGCCTTGCAGGAGCTTGGGGAAAGCCTGATCGAGTTGGCCCCGGAACAGCTCGGCCGGCTTAATCTGCATGAGGATCTGGTCGAGGCCATCCGCTTTTTTCACACCCTCAAAGACAAAGAAGCCAGGCGCCGCCAGCAGCAGTTCATCGGCACGGTCATGCGCAAGATCGATCCCGTGCCCCTGCGAGAGGCCCTGGAGGAGCTGGATCAGCTTCGTTTTCAGCAGGCCGAGGCGTTTCATCAGATCGAGATCTGGCGCGACGCGCTCGTTGACGGGGACGCGGATGTGCTGACGGAGCTGGTGGGACGTTTTGGGCTTGATCCCCAGCAATTGCGCCAGCTGGCTCGGCTGGCCGCGGCGGAGAAGGCCGCAGGCAAGCCTTCCAAGAACGGCCGCGCCCTGTTCAGGCTACTGCGCCAGAGTTTCGAGCGCGAACAGGCCCCGGATTAG
- the aat gene encoding leucyl/phenylalanyl-tRNA--protein transferase encodes MTVFALPAQPVFPDPAHADEDGLLAVGGDLSSHRLLMAYGQGIFPWYNENSPILWWSPDPRLILEPARIHVPKRLDRILRQGRFRFTLDTVFEQVITRCAATPRNGAHGTWIVPEMLAAYCRLHELGFAHSIEVWSGANLAGGLYGVALGGAFFGESMFYLEPDASKAGLVTLMRALESAGFVLFDCQQTTAHMLRFGGFEVPRGEFLSRLEGALKLHTPCGHWSLRAGALIGRDPE; translated from the coding sequence ATGACCGTCTTTGCCCTGCCCGCCCAGCCCGTCTTTCCCGATCCGGCGCATGCCGACGAGGACGGACTGCTGGCCGTGGGCGGGGATCTGTCGTCGCACAGACTGCTCATGGCCTACGGCCAGGGCATTTTTCCCTGGTACAACGAGAATTCCCCCATTCTCTGGTGGAGCCCCGACCCCAGGCTTATTCTGGAGCCTGCGCGTATCCACGTGCCCAAAAGGCTTGATCGCATTCTGCGACAGGGGCGCTTTCGCTTCACCCTGGATACGGTCTTCGAGCAGGTCATCACCCGCTGCGCCGCTACGCCCCGCAATGGCGCGCACGGGACCTGGATCGTCCCGGAAATGCTGGCCGCATATTGCCGCCTGCACGAATTGGGGTTCGCGCACAGCATCGAGGTCTGGTCGGGCGCGAATCTGGCCGGGGGTCTCTATGGCGTGGCCTTGGGCGGTGCTTTTTTCGGGGAGTCCATGTTTTACCTTGAGCCGGACGCCTCCAAGGCCGGTCTGGTGACCTTGATGCGGGCTCTCGAAAGTGCCGGGTTTGTTCTTTTTGATTGCCAGCAGACCACCGCGCACATGCTCCGCTTCGGCGGGTTCGAGGTGCCGCGCGGCGAATTTCTGTCCCGCCTGGAAGGGGCCCTGAAGCTGCATACTCCTTGCGGGCACTGGAGCCTGCGTGCCGGAGCCCTGATCGGCAGGGACCCTGAATAA
- the clpA gene encoding ATP-dependent Clp protease ATP-binding subunit ClpA, with protein MLSKELERIIGNAVREVKLRQHEFLTLEHLLYSYTLDTHGQSLLAGCGIDLERLRKQLAQFFIDHLDVSPRPEHEIVQTVSVQRAMQRAILHIQSSGKNQVEAGDFLAAMLEEEDAFAVYYLKAQGLTRLAVIEYISHQVPDGAVAGEAETRDGGKQSALDKYTVDLVARALEGRIDPLVGRDEELKRTLQVLARRKKNNPIFVGDPGVGKTAVAEGLALKIARGEVPEQFAEARIFALDMGSLLAGTKYRGDFEARLKGVISELKSMDGAILCIDEIHTIVGAGSTSGGSMDASNILKPVLASGELRCIGSTTYEEYKNHFEKDRALSRRFQKIDIVEPSVAESEKILMGLRPYYEDFHGVKYQPSAISAAVELSARHINDRFLPDKAIDVIDEAGAIFVLSGEKKRRKSVTRRDIEEVVARMARIPSARVSASDRDRLAGLEYELGSKVFGQKEAVAQLAQAIKRSRAGLGNAERPLGSFLLSGPTGVGKTELAKQLASCLDVAFVRFDMSEYMEKHAVARLIGAPPGYVGFEQGGLLTDAIRKTPHCVLLLDEIEKAHMDMFSILLQVMDHATLTDNNGRKSDFRNVILLMTSNAGAREMSGNAIGFKAGAEEDRGLRGLAAIEKLFSPEFRNRLDAIIPFHSLTQDIMEKIVDKFMGELGVQLAAKNVTLELSPEARAWLAKKGFDPAFGARPLGRLIQKEIKDELAGRILFGELAGGGSVRIGLTESGKLDFTFSLT; from the coding sequence ATGCTGAGTAAGGAGTTGGAAAGAATCATTGGCAATGCTGTGCGCGAGGTCAAACTGCGCCAGCACGAGTTTTTGACCCTCGAGCATCTGCTTTACAGCTACACGCTCGACACCCACGGTCAAAGCCTGCTTGCCGGTTGCGGCATCGATCTGGAGCGTCTGCGCAAGCAGCTGGCTCAATTTTTCATCGATCATCTTGATGTAAGCCCCCGTCCCGAGCACGAGATCGTGCAGACGGTCAGCGTGCAGCGGGCCATGCAGCGGGCCATCCTGCACATTCAGTCCTCGGGCAAGAACCAGGTCGAGGCCGGTGATTTTCTGGCCGCCATGCTCGAAGAGGAGGACGCCTTTGCCGTCTATTACCTCAAGGCCCAAGGTCTGACACGGCTGGCGGTGATCGAGTACATTTCCCATCAGGTTCCCGACGGGGCCGTGGCCGGCGAGGCCGAAACCAGGGATGGCGGCAAGCAGAGCGCTCTGGATAAATATACGGTGGATCTGGTGGCCCGGGCGCTGGAAGGCAGGATCGATCCCCTGGTCGGCCGCGACGAGGAGCTCAAACGCACCCTGCAGGTTCTGGCCCGGCGCAAGAAGAACAATCCCATCTTCGTCGGTGACCCCGGCGTAGGCAAGACCGCCGTGGCCGAGGGCCTGGCGCTCAAGATCGCGCGCGGCGAGGTGCCGGAGCAGTTTGCCGAGGCTCGTATCTTCGCCTTGGACATGGGCAGCCTCCTGGCCGGGACCAAGTACCGTGGCGACTTCGAGGCCCGCCTCAAGGGCGTCATCTCGGAGCTCAAATCCATGGACGGGGCCATCCTGTGCATCGACGAGATCCACACCATTGTCGGCGCGGGCTCGACCAGCGGCGGGTCCATGGACGCCTCCAATATCTTGAAGCCCGTGCTGGCCTCGGGCGAACTGCGCTGCATCGGCTCCACCACCTACGAGGAATACAAGAACCATTTCGAGAAGGACCGCGCCCTGTCCCGGCGCTTCCAGAAAATCGACATCGTCGAGCCCTCCGTGGCCGAGAGCGAGAAGATCCTCATGGGCCTTCGGCCCTATTACGAGGATTTTCACGGGGTGAAGTATCAGCCCTCGGCCATCTCCGCCGCCGTGGAGCTTTCCGCCCGGCACATCAACGACCGTTTTTTGCCGGACAAGGCCATCGACGTCATCGACGAGGCCGGAGCCATCTTTGTTCTCTCCGGGGAAAAGAAACGGCGCAAGTCCGTGACCCGGCGCGACATCGAGGAAGTGGTGGCGCGCATGGCGCGTATTCCCAGTGCCCGCGTCAGCGCTTCGGACCGTGACCGTCTGGCCGGCCTCGAATACGAGCTCGGCTCCAAGGTCTTCGGACAGAAGGAGGCGGTGGCGCAACTGGCCCAGGCCATCAAGCGCTCCCGCGCGGGCCTTGGCAACGCGGAGCGGCCCCTGGGCTCCTTCCTGTTGAGCGGCCCCACGGGCGTGGGCAAGACCGAGCTGGCCAAGCAGTTGGCCAGTTGCCTGGATGTGGCCTTCGTGCGCTTCGACATGAGCGAGTACATGGAGAAGCACGCCGTGGCCCGGCTCATCGGAGCGCCTCCCGGCTATGTCGGCTTCGAGCAGGGCGGCCTTTTGACCGACGCCATCCGCAAGACTCCGCACTGCGTGCTGCTCCTCGACGAAATCGAGAAGGCGCACATGGACATGTTCTCCATCCTGTTGCAGGTCATGGACCATGCGACCCTGACGGACAACAACGGCCGCAAGTCCGATTTCCGCAACGTGATCCTGCTCATGACCTCCAATGCGGGCGCCCGCGAGATGAGCGGCAACGCCATCGGCTTCAAGGCCGGGGCCGAGGAGGACAGAGGGCTGCGCGGGCTGGCCGCCATCGAAAAGCTCTTCAGCCCGGAATTCCGCAACCGGCTCGACGCCATCATTCCTTTCCATTCCCTGACCCAGGACATCATGGAAAAGATAGTGGACAAGTTCATGGGCGAACTGGGTGTCCAGCTCGCAGCCAAGAACGTGACTCTGGAGCTCTCGCCCGAGGCCCGTGCCTGGCTGGCCAAAAAGGGCTTTGACCCCGCGTTCGGGGCCAGACCGCTGGGGCGGCTGATCCAGAAGGAAATCAAGGACGAACTGGCCGGCAGGATTCTGTTCGGAGAACTCGCCGGCGGCGGAAGCGTGCGTATCGGATTGACGGAGAGCGGGAAGCTGGATTTCACCTTCTCCCTCACGTGA
- a CDS encoding ATP-dependent Clp protease adaptor ClpS — MTEPFEVPGSDPDIMVEDQLQEPRQFKVLLHNDDYTSMDFVVEVLMNVFGKSESESFAIMMSVHEKGIGLCGIYTAEVAETKVQLVHQMARARSFPLRCSMEEV; from the coding sequence ATGACCGAACCATTTGAGGTTCCGGGTTCAGATCCCGACATCATGGTCGAGGACCAGTTGCAGGAGCCCAGGCAGTTTAAGGTATTGCTGCATAACGACGATTATACGTCCATGGATTTTGTCGTGGAAGTGCTTATGAATGTCTTTGGCAAATCCGAATCCGAGTCGTTTGCCATTATGATGAGTGTTCACGAGAAAGGGATTGGCCTGTGCGGAATCTACACGGCCGAGGTCGCGGAAACCAAGGTGCAGCTTGTGCATCAGATGGCCAGAGCCCGGTCTTTTCCCCTGCGCTGCTCCATGGAAGAGGTGTAA